One segment of Salvelinus alpinus chromosome 1, SLU_Salpinus.1, whole genome shotgun sequence DNA contains the following:
- the LOC139538073 gene encoding ribosome-recycling factor, mitochondrial-like, with protein sequence MTLSLLGLMRPALCRSLVALVPMVRSPQLVVIPRVQLLLPNIFHQNMVPPAASCVRFYATKKSKAKAAKGQASKVNINSSLVEDIISLEEVKEDMSAVLTTLKDDFSRSLSIRSSPGALDHIVVSMADGKFPLNQLGQISMKSPQLIVVNMTGFPEAVAAATRALRESSMKLNPEVDGTIIKVAIPKVTREHRENLAKLAKQFGNKAKESLRRVRSNAITQVKKAKDTVSEDTIRLVEKQVGQMADSFAADVDKQLTTKTKELLG encoded by the exons ATGACACTGAGTCTGCTGGGCCTAATGCGGCCGGCTTTGTGCCGATCCCTCGTCGCCCTGGTCCCCATGGTGAGGTCTCCTCAGCTGGTAGTCATCCCCAGGGTCCAACTGCTGCTCCCAAATATCTTTCATCAAAACATGGTCCCCCCTGCTGCCTCCTGCGTACGCTTCTACGCCACCAAGAAGAGTAAAG CTAAGGCAGCAAAGGGCCAGGCTTCCAAAGTGAACATCAACTCCTCGCTGGTGGAGGACATCATCAGTCTGGAGGAAGTGAAGGAGGATATGTCCGCCGTCCTCACCACCCTGAAGGACGACTTCAGCCGCAGCCTGAGCATCAGAAGCTCTCCAG GAGCTCTGGATCACATTGTGGTGTCCATGGCAGACGGCAAGTTCCCACTGAACCAGCTGGGTCAGATCTCCATGAAGTCCCCTCAGCTCATCGTGGTCAACATGACCGGTTTCCCAGAG GCCGTGGCTGCTGCCACCCGCGCCCTCAGAGAGAGCAGCATGAAACTCAACCCTGAGGTGGACGGAACCATAATCAAGGTGGCCATTCCCAA GGTGACGCGGGAACACAGGGAGAACCTGGCTAAGCTAGCTAAGCAGTTCGGTAACAAGGCCAAGGAGTCTCTGAGGAGGGTGAGATCCAACGCTATCACTCAGGTGAAGAAGGCCAAGGACACCGTCTCCGAGGACACCATCCGATTGGTGGAGAAACAG GTTGGGCAGATGGCGGACAGCTTTGCAGCAGATGTAGACAAGCAGTTGACTACCAAGACAAAAGAGCTGCTGGGGTGA